The proteins below come from a single Eptesicus fuscus isolate TK198812 chromosome 5, DD_ASM_mEF_20220401, whole genome shotgun sequence genomic window:
- the TGM7 gene encoding protein-glutamine gamma-glutamyltransferase Z, producing the protein MTEKCQGRLSPGNHGWAVTLPPSRPVAALELRSVDLQSPRNNKAHHTQEMGLKRLIVRRGQPFTLQLHFNRPFHWGTDHITFVAETGPAPTKLSGTRATFGLTQARQGNAWSASDFTIDSNSLFVSLFTPASAVIGPYTLKIVISQGQGYSMTHPVGTFILLFNPWSAEDDVYLPSEILLREYIMTDYGFVHKGHERFITSWPWNYGQFEEDIIDICFEILNKSLYFLENPIKDYSQRNDVVYICRVVSAMINSNDDNGVLQGNWGEDYSRGVSPLEWNGSVAILRQWSARGGQPVKYGQCWVFAAVMCTVMRCLGVPTRVVSNFRSAHNVDGNLTIDTYYDRNAEILSTQKRDKIWNFHVWNECWMIRKDLPPGFNGWQVLDPTPQQTSSGLFCCGPASVKAIREGEVHLPYDTPFVYAEVNADEVIWLFGDGQAQEILAHNTSSIGKKISTKLVGSDQRQDITSFYKYPEGSPEERSVFMKASRKMLGSRRASSPFLDLLGSGGFRDQPALLRLHLTRTPEWGQDLLLALHARRVPHRAHPGGPIRLEVRFCAQALLHKGGTRQPLWRQRVHLNLDFGEEVQWPLLLPYDNYRNKLTDEKLIRVSGIAEVEGTGRFILVLKDISLEPPHLSIEVSERAEVGKPLRVHITLTNTLTVALSHCTMVLEGSGLIHGQVSNDLGTLMAGHTIQIQLDLYPFKAGPRQLQVLISSSEVKEIKGYKDVFVAAARPS; encoded by the exons ATGACTGAGAAGTGTcaggggaggctgagcccagGGAACCACGGCTGGGCAGTGACCTTGCCTCCCTCTCGCCCAGTGGCAGCCTTAGAGCTCAGGTCCGTGGACCTGCAGAGCCCCAGGAACAACAAGGCGCATCACACGCAGGAGATGGGCCTGAAGCGGCTCATCGTGCGCCGGGGCCAGCCCTTCACGCTCCAACTGCATTTCAACCGACCTTTCCACTGGGGGACCGACCACATCACCTTCGTGGCTGAGACCG GACCGGCACCCACGAAGCTGTCAGGAACCCGAGCTACCTTTGGACTCACCCAGGCTCGACAAGGGAATGCCTGGAGTGCTTCTGACTTCACCATTGACTCCAACTCCCTCTTTGTCTCCCTTTTCACACCAGCCAGTGCAGTCATTGGTCCCTACACTCTGAAGATAGTCATCTCTCAAGGCCAGGGTTACAGCATGACCCACCCAGTGGGGACTTTCATCCTGCTTTTTAACCCTTGGAGTGCAG AGGACGACGTCTACCTGCCCAGTGAAATACTGCTGCGAGAGTATATCATGACGGACTACGGCTTTGTGCACAAGGGTCATGAACGATTCATCACCTCCTGGCCCTGGAACTACGGGCAG TTTGAAGAGGACATCATAGACATCTGCTTTGAGATCCTGAACAAGAGCCTGTACTTCTTAGAGAACCCAATCAAAGACTACTCGCAGAGGAACGACGTGGTGTACATCTGCAGGGTGGTGAGCGCCATG ATCAACAGCAACGATGACAACGGCGTGCTGCAGGGGAACTGGGGCGAGGACTACTCCCGGGGGGTCAGCCCACTGGAGTGGAATGGCAGCGTGGCCATCCTGCGGCAGTGGTCAGCCAGGGGCGGGCAGCCTGTGAAGTATGGACAGTGCTGGGTCTTTGCAGCTGTTATGTGCACCG TAATGAGATGCTTAGGTGTTCCAACCCGTGTGGTTTCCAATTTCCGTTCTGCACACAACGTGGATGGGAACTTGACCATAGATACCTACTATGACCGAAATGCAGAAATCCTGTCAACTCAGAAACGAGACAAAATATG GAATTTCCATGTCTGGAACGAGTGCTGGATGATCCGGAAAGACCTCCCCCCCGGATTCAACGGGTGGCAGGTTCTGGACCCCACACCCCAGCAAACCAGCAGCG GGCTGTTCTGCTGTGGCCCTGCCTCCGTGAAGGCCATCAGGGAAGGGGAGGTCCACCTGCCCTATGACACCCCATTTGTGTATGCGGAGGTAAATGCCGATGAGGTCATTTGGCTCTTTGGGGATGGCCAGGCCCAGGAAATCCTGGCCCATAACACCAGTTCCATCGGGAAGAAAATCAGCACCAAGTTGGTAGGATCAGACCAGCGCCAGGACATCACCAGCTTCTACAAGTACCCAGAAG GATCTCCCGAGGAGCGCTCTGTGTTCATGAAGGCATCCCGGAAGATGCTGGGCTCAAGGAGGgcctcttcccccttcctggaTCTGCTGGGGTCCGGGGGCTTCCGGGATCAGCCCGCGCTGCTGCGGCTTCACCTGACCAGGACCCCTGAGTGGGGCCAggacctgctgctggcgctgcaTGCCAGGAGGGTGCCGCACAGAGCCCACCCCGGGGGGCCCATCAGGCTGGAGGTGCGCTTCTGCGCACAGGCCCTGCTGCACAAGGGTGGGACCCGGCAGCCCCTCTGGAGGCAAAGAGTGCACTTGAACCTGGACTTTGGGGAGG AGGTACAGTGGCCGCTCTTGCTACCCTACGACAATTACAGAAACAAGCTGACGGATGAAAAGCTGATTCGCGTGTCTGGCATCGCCGAGGTGGAGGGGACGGGGCGGTTCATACTGGTCCTGAAAGATATCTCTCTGGAGCCTCCCCACTTATCTATTGAG GTGTCTGAGAGGGCTGAGGTGGGCAAGCCACTGAGAGTCCACATCACCCTCACCAACACCCTGACGGTGGCTCTGAGTCACTGCACGATGGTGCTGGAGGGAAGTGGCCTCATCCACGGGCAGGTTTCAAATGA CCTTGGGACTCTGATGGCGGGACACACCATCCAAATCCAACTGGACCTCTACCCCTTCAAAGCTGGCCCCCGCCAGCTGCAAGTCCTCATCAGCAGCAGCGAAGTCAAGGAGATCAAGGGTTACAAGGACGTCTTCGTAGCAGCAGCCAGGCCTTCTTGA